The following is a genomic window from Rhodoferax sp. PAMC 29310.
CCAATAGGTCACCTTATCCGACGTTGCACCTCCTGCGTGAGGAGAGTATTGACCGAGCCGTTGCCGCGTTTCCAAATGCCGAGGCAATCTTTGAGGTGAATATGCAAACATTGGAGCAACTCGGCACGGATGGTTGGTCGGCGCTTCAGGTCGGGCCTTCGACGGATCCATTGGGCATGGCATCATTGGCGGATGAAATCCCAAAAAAATGAACGCGCACCCCAACGCGGACTAGAGCAAACTGCTGACCCAGCGGCAAGCGCCAGCATTGCCCCTGAAATTCGCCCGGGCCAATCGATTGAGTTGTTGAAAGAACTTCACATTCTGACCCGTGATGGAAAGTTAAATCAAGACTCTCGGCGCAAGCTCAAGCAGGTATACCACCTGTTTCAGTTCATTGAGAAGCTGCTCCATGAGGTGCCGAGCACGAATGGCGGCATTACCTTGGCTGATCACGGTGCGGGCAAGTCCTATTTGGGTTTCATCATTTACGACTTGTTTTTCAAGGCGTTGAGTCATGGCCACATCTACGGCATTGAAACCCGGCCGGAGTTGGTGCAGAAGTCACGGGCGTTGGCTGCTCAGCTCGGCTTCTCACGAATGTCGTTTCTCAACCTGACCGTGGCAGAGTCTGCACTTGCCGCTGAATTGCCGCTCCAGATTGATGTGGTGACGGCGCTTCACGCCTGCGATACAGCCACTGACGATGCCATTGCATTTGGGTTGCAGAAAAAAGCCCGCTTCATGGTGCTGGTGCCCTGCTGTCAGGCTGAAGTTGCCCGGGTTTTGAACCAACACAAAGCCCTGTCCTTGTCGCGTACGCCGCTGGCTGAGTTGTGGCGCCACCCCATGCACACTCGGGAAATGGGCAGTCAGATCACCAACGTGCTGCGCTGCCTCTATCTGGAGGCGTGGGGCTATCAGGTCACAGTTACCGAACTGGTGGGATGGGAGCACAGCATGAAAAACGAGCTCATCATTGCCAAGTACACCGGGCAGAAGAAGCGCGCGGCGGCGCAGCGGCTGCTCGCCTTGCTGCAGGAGTTTGGCCTGAGTGACTTGCTTGAAACACGGTTTAAGCTGCCAGAAGACAAGGTCAAACCGGACTCGACTGTTGATGGTGAACAGCCCGCTGAACGGGTGTAGAGGCGTCAACCTTCACTCTGAGTGCCAGGCAAGAGTGTTGCTGTAAATAATAGGGGTCAGATCGCCGCTAAGATGGAAGCCAACTCCTATGGATTACATCTCATGGCCCGACTTCCCCGATTCACGCTACCCGGCTACGCCCATCATGTGATCCAGCGCGGCAACAATCGACAGGCGATTTTTGCCGGCCCGGAAAATTATCAAGCTCTGCAGGAGTTGCTCGCGGAGAGCGCCAAAAAATTTGATGTGGATATTCACGCCTATGTGTTCATGGGCAACCACTTTCATCTGCTGCTTATGCCACGCACAGACGAAGGTTTGCCTCTGATGATGCAGGCTGTTGGGCGGCGCTATGTGCGCTACTTCAATGACTTGCAGGGCCGCACGGGCACCTTGTGGGAAGGGCGCTACCGATCCACCGTGATCGAAGCGGAGCAGTTTTTGCTGGCCTGTATGACTTACATCGACCTCAACCCCGTTCGGGCGGGCATGGTCGCTCACGCGGGGGACTATCCGTGGTCAAGTTATGGTCATTACACGGGCCAACGTATTGACAAGCTCATCACGCCCCATCCATTGCTTTGGGAGTTGGGCAACACGCCTTTCGCTCGGGAGGCGGCTTATGCCGATATGGTGCAGACAGGGATCAACATGGTGCAGCAAGCCACCTTGACCGATTCCGCACTGAATGGTTGGGCCTTGGGAAGTTCGGCATTTGTCGACGATTTGCAAAAAAGGACGCCGCGGCGACTGAGCAAGTCGTCGCCCGGAAGGCCGATTTCCACCTTGAAAAATAGCGATGAATAGGGCTTCTGTCCTTTTATTCTAAACATAGTTTGCTACAATTTTTGATGTGTCCCCAAATAATGTAGAGAGTCTTTCATGGAGTTTTAATCAGAATCTGACCCCATTTAAAATCATGGGCATCATTGTTGCAGTGCAGTATGCTCGACGTATCTGCCACTTTTTTAGGAGCGCGCCATGACAACGGCTGCCGAGATCAAGCATCTTCAAGACCACGGTTTGTACTCTTCGGCCAGCGAGCATGACGCTTGCGGCCTGGGTTTTGTGGCCCATATCAAGGGCAAAAAGTCCCACGACATCATTCAGGGTGCCCTGAAAATTCTGGAAAACCTGGACCATCGGGGCGCAGTCGGCGCTGACAAGCTGATGGGTGACGGTGCCGGCATCCTGATTCAGTTGCCTGATGCCCTGTACCGGGAAGAAATGGCTGCTCAAGGCGTGATCTTGCCGCCGCTCGGTGAGTACGGCGTGGGCATGATGTTCCTGCCGAAGGAGAGTGCTTCTCGCCTCGCTTGCGAGCAGGAGATGGAGCGCGCGATCAAGGCCGAGGGGCAGGTGTTGTTGGGCTGGCGCGATGTGCCGGTGAACCGCGACATGCCGATGTCGCCCACCGTGCGCAAAAAAGAACCCATCATGCGTCAGGTGTTCATTGGCCGGGGTGCCG
Proteins encoded in this region:
- a CDS encoding SAM-dependent methyltransferase — its product is MKSQKNERAPQRGLEQTADPAASASIAPEIRPGQSIELLKELHILTRDGKLNQDSRRKLKQVYHLFQFIEKLLHEVPSTNGGITLADHGAGKSYLGFIIYDLFFKALSHGHIYGIETRPELVQKSRALAAQLGFSRMSFLNLTVAESALAAELPLQIDVVTALHACDTATDDAIAFGLQKKARFMVLVPCCQAEVARVLNQHKALSLSRTPLAELWRHPMHTREMGSQITNVLRCLYLEAWGYQVTVTELVGWEHSMKNELIIAKYTGQKKRAAAQRLLALLQEFGLSDLLETRFKLPEDKVKPDSTVDGEQPAERV
- a CDS encoding transposase translates to MARLPRFTLPGYAHHVIQRGNNRQAIFAGPENYQALQELLAESAKKFDVDIHAYVFMGNHFHLLLMPRTDEGLPLMMQAVGRRYVRYFNDLQGRTGTLWEGRYRSTVIEAEQFLLACMTYIDLNPVRAGMVAHAGDYPWSSYGHYTGQRIDKLITPHPLLWELGNTPFAREAAYADMVQTGINMVQQATLTDSALNGWALGSSAFVDDLQKRTPRRLSKSSPGRPISTLKNSDE